A window of uncultured Draconibacterium sp. contains these coding sequences:
- a CDS encoding AMP-binding protein produces MKNQTLAKLYTNAFHQNWDNLAFSDFDGDSYKYHEIAKIIKSLHLFYQLAGLQRGDKIAVLGRNSAHWGAVFLSAVSAGLVIVPILPDFNEKDTNHIINHSESKIVIGSKSLLDKVDLKKSSNLQTVIVLEDFSFHSAVDPNMEYKLNDGFQYYKENQLTKKGFQFEEWEREEMCIISYTSGTSGFTKGVMIPERSLVSNIIFAREHMPLKSGDKIVSFLPMAHVYGLLFEFLFPVTLGCHITFLSKMPSPAIITKAFGDVKPNLILSVPLVIEKIYKKRILPAIEKPSVKVLLKIPGISGIILKKIRAKMVETFGARFFEIVIGGAPLSADVEKFFKRINFPFTIGYGMTECGPLISYEAWDKTMPSSAGRLVDRMEVRIDSDDPFATVGEIQVKGENVMLGYYKNDEETKAVFTDDGWLKTGDLGVIDQNNFIYIRGRSKNMLLGPSGQNIYPEEIEAKMCNQNYVAECVIVERDQKLVAMVYPDFETIKTEGVELNNLTQIMEENRKKANIELPKYEQISRIEIMEHEFEKTPKRNIKRYKYV; encoded by the coding sequence ATGAAAAACCAAACTTTAGCTAAACTTTACACGAACGCCTTTCACCAAAACTGGGACAATTTAGCTTTCTCCGATTTCGATGGAGACAGTTACAAATACCACGAAATAGCAAAAATTATAAAATCGCTTCATTTATTCTACCAGTTGGCCGGTCTGCAGCGTGGAGACAAAATTGCGGTTTTGGGTCGAAACTCGGCACATTGGGGAGCTGTATTTTTATCAGCAGTTTCAGCTGGTTTGGTTATAGTTCCGATACTTCCGGACTTTAATGAAAAGGATACCAACCATATTATAAACCATTCTGAATCAAAAATAGTAATTGGTTCTAAATCGCTTTTAGACAAAGTTGATTTGAAAAAATCATCCAATTTACAAACAGTAATTGTGCTCGAAGATTTTAGCTTCCACAGCGCTGTCGATCCAAATATGGAATACAAATTAAATGATGGATTCCAATACTACAAAGAAAACCAACTTACAAAAAAAGGATTCCAGTTTGAAGAATGGGAACGCGAAGAAATGTGTATTATCTCGTACACCTCGGGAACTTCGGGATTTACAAAAGGAGTGATGATTCCGGAGCGCAGCCTGGTTTCTAATATTATTTTTGCACGGGAACACATGCCTCTAAAATCGGGAGATAAAATTGTTTCTTTTCTTCCAATGGCGCATGTTTATGGTTTGTTATTCGAATTTTTATTCCCGGTTACACTAGGTTGTCACATTACATTTTTAAGTAAAATGCCATCACCGGCAATTATTACAAAAGCATTTGGCGATGTAAAACCAAACCTCATCCTGTCGGTTCCGCTTGTTATTGAAAAGATCTATAAAAAACGTATTCTTCCTGCCATTGAAAAGCCATCGGTAAAAGTATTGCTTAAAATACCCGGAATATCTGGCATTATTCTTAAAAAAATACGTGCCAAAATGGTGGAAACATTCGGAGCCAGGTTTTTTGAAATCGTTATTGGCGGAGCTCCGTTGAGTGCCGATGTAGAGAAGTTTTTTAAGCGAATTAATTTCCCATTTACAATTGGATATGGGATGACAGAATGTGGACCGCTGATAAGTTATGAAGCCTGGGATAAAACAATGCCATCGTCGGCTGGTCGTTTGGTTGATCGTATGGAAGTACGGATAGATTCGGATGATCCTTTCGCAACCGTTGGAGAGATTCAGGTAAAAGGCGAAAATGTAATGCTGGGGTATTACAAAAATGACGAAGAAACCAAAGCTGTATTTACAGATGACGGATGGTTAAAAACAGGTGACCTTGGCGTAATTGACCAAAATAACTTTATTTACATTCGAGGACGTTCAAAAAACATGTTGCTTGGTCCATCGGGTCAAAATATTTATCCCGAGGAAATTGAAGCAAAAATGTGTAACCAGAATTATGTGGCTGAATGTGTTATAGTTGAACGTGACCAAAAATTAGTAGCAATGGTTTATCCCGATTTTGAAACCATTAAAACAGAAGGTGTTGAACTGAATAATCTGACTCAAATAATGGAAGAGAACCGCAAAAAGGCAAATATTGAACTTCCAAAATACGAGCAAATAAGTAGAATTGAAATTATGGAACATGAGTTTGAGAAAACTCCAAAACGAAATATTAAACGCTATAAATACGTATAA
- a CDS encoding mechanosensitive ion channel domain-containing protein codes for MNEKFSEYAEQVYNLVITHGIKVITAIIVLIVGLWIIKVVTQRTNKVMEKRELNVSVRGFLRSLINILLKVMLLISIAKMVGIETTSFIAVLGAAGLAVGMAMQGTLGNFAGGVMILIFKPFKVGDLIESQGHLGTVKEIHIFVTILLTPENKTVILPNAAVSNGDIVNYTTEGVIRVDMLFGISYGSNIKDAKNVLQKIIEGHPKVLKDPAPFVGVKELADSSVNLAVRPYTKPQDYWEVYFYVYEEGKLALDKAGITIPFPQVDVHMAK; via the coding sequence ATGAATGAAAAATTTTCTGAATATGCCGAACAGGTATACAATTTAGTTATCACTCACGGAATTAAAGTAATTACGGCCATAATTGTTTTAATAGTTGGTTTATGGATCATTAAAGTTGTAACCCAAAGAACCAATAAGGTTATGGAAAAGCGGGAACTGAATGTTTCTGTTCGTGGTTTTCTTAGAAGTTTGATAAATATTCTGCTAAAAGTAATGCTGCTTATAAGTATTGCCAAAATGGTTGGTATTGAAACTACCTCATTTATTGCAGTACTTGGTGCTGCTGGTTTGGCAGTTGGCATGGCTATGCAGGGAACGCTTGGGAACTTTGCCGGAGGTGTGATGATTCTTATATTTAAACCGTTTAAGGTGGGTGATTTAATAGAGTCGCAGGGGCATTTGGGAACAGTTAAGGAGATACATATTTTTGTTACAATTCTTCTGACGCCTGAAAACAAGACTGTTATATTACCCAATGCGGCAGTTTCTAATGGCGATATTGTTAATTATACTACTGAAGGTGTGATTCGGGTTGATATGCTTTTTGGGATTTCCTACGGTTCGAATATCAAGGATGCAAAAAATGTATTGCAAAAAATTATTGAAGGTCATCCAAAAGTGTTAAAAGATCCGGCACCGTTTGTAGGAGTGAAAGAATTGGCCGATAGTTCGGTGAATTTGGCGGTACGCCCCTATACTAAACCGCAGGATTACTGGGAGGTTTATTTTTATGTTTACGAAGAAGGCAAACTAGCACTCGATAAAGCCGGTATTACAATTCCATTTCCACAGGTGGATGTACATATGGCAAAATAA
- a CDS encoding DUF5009 domain-containing protein yields the protein MNTQSDLKFSSERLLSLDFFRGITMFLLVAEGTRLWSVLVHDPIAGTVFETFFQQFHHHHWNGLHFWDLVQPFFMFIVGVAMPFSYAKRVKRGDRRNKITKHIIQRSLILLAFGVGLHCGYQRKLVWELWNVLSQLSVTILIAYFLMRYKWSVQIVVSIGLLVLTETLYRTFPIEGYNQPFVKDHNFGSWMDLILMGKMNNGGGWVAINAIPTAAHTIWGVVAGQLLQSAKSQHAKVKLLLLSGGIILIVGYLLEWTSITPIIKRICTSSFVLASGGWALIVLAFSYWFIDIKKKNRWIFPFVVVGTNSIFIYLFFNTLGSQWFNGFVGIFTHGFLAWFNTPQFLVELFTSISILGLEWLLCYYLYRKKIFFRI from the coding sequence ATGAATACTCAATCTGACTTAAAATTTTCAAGTGAACGATTACTCTCTCTCGATTTTTTTAGAGGTATAACCATGTTTTTATTGGTTGCCGAAGGAACCAGACTTTGGTCGGTATTGGTGCATGATCCTATTGCAGGTACCGTGTTTGAAACCTTCTTTCAACAATTTCACCACCACCACTGGAACGGCCTGCATTTTTGGGATTTGGTGCAGCCCTTTTTTATGTTTATTGTAGGAGTTGCAATGCCTTTTTCGTATGCAAAACGCGTTAAACGTGGCGATCGGAGAAATAAAATAACAAAACATATTATTCAACGTAGTCTTATTTTGCTGGCTTTTGGCGTTGGATTACACTGTGGCTACCAGCGTAAACTAGTATGGGAATTGTGGAATGTACTTTCACAACTGTCGGTTACCATATTAATAGCCTATTTTTTAATGCGTTATAAATGGTCGGTTCAGATTGTTGTTTCCATCGGTCTTTTGGTCCTCACCGAAACGCTGTACCGAACTTTCCCAATTGAAGGATACAACCAGCCATTTGTAAAAGACCATAATTTTGGAAGCTGGATGGATTTGATTTTAATGGGAAAAATGAATAACGGAGGTGGATGGGTGGCCATAAATGCAATTCCCACTGCGGCACACACCATTTGGGGAGTTGTGGCCGGACAGTTGCTGCAATCCGCAAAATCGCAACATGCAAAAGTTAAGCTGCTTTTATTAAGTGGCGGAATCATTCTAATTGTTGGTTATCTTCTTGAGTGGACATCAATTACTCCCATTATAAAACGTATTTGCACCAGCTCCTTTGTCCTGGCATCGGGCGGCTGGGCGCTTATAGTTCTCGCATTCAGTTACTGGTTTATCGATATTAAAAAGAAAAACCGCTGGATTTTTCCTTTTGTTGTAGTTGGAACAAACTCGATATTTATTTACCTGTTTTTTAATACCCTTGGCTCACAATGGTTTAATGGCTTTGTTGGTATTTTCACCCACGGATTCTTAGCCTGGTTCAATACTCCTCAATTTTTGGTCGAACTATTTACTTCAATCAGTATTTTAGGACTTGAGTGGCTTTTATGTTATTATTTATACCGCAAAAAAATATTCTTTCGAATATAA